AGCAGGGGCAGCCGGCCCGTGAAGGTGTGCAGGGCCTGCAAGCGCATGCGCAGGCCCGGTCCGATGCTGCCGCCCTGGTACGTGCCATCAGCAGTTACCAGGTCCAGCTTGAGGGCCGTGCCGGCGTCAAGGAGCAGCGTATCCTGGCCCGGCCGCAAGCTGGCCGCCCCTACCGCCGCCGCCAGCCGGTCGGCTCCCAGCGTCTGGGGCGTGGCGTAAGCATTGCGCAGCGGCACCGGCGTAAAGCCCGGCCGAAACGGCAGAATGCGCCCCAGCCCATCGGCCGCCGCCAGCTCAGCCAGCCAGGGCTGCGTAGTAGCTTCATCGGCCACCGACGCCAGAATGGCGTGCGCTGGCTGGTGCAGCTGCCACAGCGCCCGCAGTTGGGCCGGAGCGGCCAGCGCGCCGCTTTCGCGCAGGCCTTCAGGCCCAAATACGCCGTACTTCAAGGCCGTATTACCAAGGTCGAGCGCAAGGCTGGTCATAGTGTGCCAGTGAAGCGGCTGGTAAGCCGGCCGGAGGCTTCGCAATTCCGAACTTCCGGCCGGCTTACCAGCCAGTACTTCGTTACATAAAGTATTTCAGGCGAATAACCTCCTGCTCACTCAGAAAGCGCCATTTGCCGCGGGGCAGGTCTTTCTTGGTGAGGCCGGCGTACTGCACCCGGTCCAGCGCTACCACATCGTAGCCAAGGTGCTCAAATATGCGGCGCACAATGCGGTTGCGGCCGATATGCAGCTCAATGCCCACAAAATGCGGATTGCCAGCCACCACGGCTACGTCATCTACTTCGGCTTTGCCGTCTTCCAGCTCCACGCCGGCCGTTATTTCGGCCAGATGCTCGGCCGTGAGGGGCTTATCCAACTCGGCCTGGTAGATTTTCTTGTTCTTGTGCGACGGGTGCGAAAGCTTTTGGGCTACTTCGCCGTCGTTGGTGAAAAGCAGCAGGCCCGTGGTATTGCGGTCGAGGCGGCCCACCGGAAAAATACGCTCCTTCGAAGCCGTTGCTACCAGCGACATCACCGTCTTGCGGCCCTCGGGGTCGTCGGTGGTCGTGATGAAGTCCTTGGGCTTGTTCAGCAGCACGTACACCAGCTTCTCGCGGTTGAGGTTGGTTTTGCCGTACTGCACCGTGTCGGTGGGCTGCACCTTGTAGCCCATTTCGGTAATAACCTCGCCGTTTACACGGATTTCCCCGGCGGCAATCAGGGCATCGGCCTCGCGGCGCGAGCAAATACCTGCATTTGCTATATAGCGGTTTAGCCGAAGCTCTTCATTGCCGAAGTCTTCCTCGTTGAGACGGCGCTTGTTGCCGCGCGTCTTGTCCTGCTCGTAGTGCTTGAGGTTTTTGTAGTCGGGCGCTTCCCCCGGCTTTTCGCCAAACTTCGGCTTATCGGCCCGGCCGTAGCCGGTGCTGGAGCGGGGGCCGCTCTCGGCGGCCCGCAGGGCCTCGCGGCGCTCGCGGAAGGTGCCGCTGCTGGTGTTGCTGGGGCGCTCGCCGTAGCTGCGCGGCTTGCCAAAGGCGCCTTCGGTACGCTCGCGGCCAGGGCCCCGGTCGTTGCCATAGCTGCTGCGGCGCTCATCGCGCCCGCCCTCCGAAGGCCGGCCTTCCCGGTTGCCAAAGGAGCGGCGCTCGCCGCCCTCACCGGCGGCCGGCCGCCGGTCGCCAAAGCTCCCGCGGCGCTCCTCGCCACCGGGCCGGCTGCCAAACTCGCGGCGGGCCGGCCGCTCGTCGCGGCGCTCAAAGCTGCCGCCTTCGGGCCGGGGGCGGTTGCCCGCGCCCCGCTCCTCAAACGAGCGGCGCTCATCGCGGCCCGTGTAGGCCGGGCGCGCATCGGCCGGTGCTCCACCCTCCAGCGGGGTGCCGTCGGGGTTGGTTTTTATAAACTTGCGGTTGCGCTCGCCTTTGGTGCCGCGCGGCACCGTGGGCAGGCCCTCGTAGCGCACGGGCTGGCCTTGCCAGATGGGCTTGGGTGGGTAGGCAGGCCGCTCGCTGCGCTCCTCGCTACCCCGGCGCTCATTGCCTTCCCCACTTTTATCGAAGCTGCGAGCCGGGCGCGCCTCGCGGTCGCTGCTACCAAAGCTGCGCTTTTCACCATAGCTGGGGCGGTCGCCGCCAAAGCTGCGCTTGTCACCGTACCCACCGCGGGCTGGCCGGTCGCCTCCGCCAAAACTCCGCTTTTCGCCAAAGCCGCCGCGCTCGGGGCGGTCACTTCCACCGAAGCTGCGTTTCTCACCAAAGCCACCGCGCTCGGGGCGGTCGCCGCTGCCAAAGCTGCGCTTGTCACCAAAGCCCGGCTTGCCAAAGCTACCGCTGCCACCGGGCCGGCCGCCGGCCCGGTGGCCACCCCCCTGCCCAAATGTGGGCCGGGAAGGCGAATAGCCTTCGCTGCGCCCATCGGGGCGGCTGCCTTTGTAGCCACCGCTGCTGCGGGGCGAATTGCCCCCGCGCGAGTCGCTGCCGGGCCGCCCTGCGCCGCCAGCCGCACCGCGCCGGCCTGGCTTATCCTCCGAAAAATGTTGCTTGCCCATCTGAATTTATACGTTATCTGGTTGCTGGCTTATAGTCCCGCGCCGCCGGCGCTGGTGAGTGCTCTTAGCTGCCCGGGCGGCAGACCGCCGGCAGTTGGTAAAAAAAGCCCGGACCCGTACTCCCGCCGCCGAGGCGTTGGGTACGGGTCCGGGTAGTAATCGGCTGCCGTGCTTAGTCGCGCCGGGCCAGCTTCGCCTCTATCGAGTGCTGGGTGTGCGGCACGGCCCGCAGGCGCTCTTTCGGAATGAGCTTGCCGGTGCCGATGCACACGCCATAGGTCCCGTTTTTAATGCGCAGCTGCGCATTCTCAAGCTGCTGAATAAATTTCATCTGGCGCGAGGCCAGCTGGTTCAGGCTTTCTTTTTCGGCCGTTTCGGCGCCGTCTTCCAGCACTTTCAAGGAAGCGGCCGTTGTATCGGTGCCCGACTCATTATTGCGGGTCAGGGTTTCTTTAATAAAAGAAAGCTCTTTGCGGGCTGCGGTGAGCTTTTCCTGGATAATCTGGTCAAACTCAGCCAGGTCTTCCCGCGAGTAGCGGAGGTTTTCCTCGGTCATCGAAAAGCAGGTAAAAGAATAGTAGATAGTTACACCAATTAAGCTGGCCTGGCAGGCCAACGCCTCGCAGCCCCAAAAAGTTTAGCATCAATTCAAGCGTTTGCTTGTCGCGGTTGCCGGCTTCTTATCGTCTGGTAGTGCAAAGGTAATTAGTTTCAGCGGCTTTGCTTCGCCAAGGGGCTTTTCGGCCTAGAAGCCCAGCATCTGGATGGCGGCCACGGCGGCTTCTACGCCCTTGTTGCCGTGCCGCCCGCCGGCGCGGTCCCAGGCCTGCTCAAGCGTATTGGTGGTTACCAGGCCAAATATTACGGGTTTGTTATATTTTAGCCCCACTGTAGTAAGGCCCTGCGCCACTGCGTGGCAGATGTAGTCGTCGTGCTTGGTATCGCCCTTAATCACAACGCCGAGGCAGATAACGGCGTCCATCTCCTCGTGCTGGGCCAGCAGCTGCGCCCCCAGCGTGAGCTCAAAGCTGCCGGGCACCATATTGCGAAAGATATTTTCGGGCCTGGCCCCGTGCTTAAGCAGCGTTTCGTAGGCACCATTGCTGAGCGTATCGGTCAGCTCCCGGTTCCACTCGGCCACAACCAGGCCAAAGCGCTTTTCGCTGATGTTGATGAACCCGGAGCTGTCGTAAGTGCTGAGGTTTTGGAGAGAAGTTGCCATAAAGCGCAGAGTATGCAGGTAATGCGGATTGTGCCAGCCTGGGCCGAGCTGATTTGGTGCGTTGCGGGTGTGTTAGAAGCTGGTTCGGCTTTAGTAAACAACAACGGCGCTCCCCGTTGCGGGAAAGCGCCGTTGTGCGTAGCTAAGCCTGGCTGAATAGCCTATTGGCCGACCGCTGCTTTGCGCTGGCGGGCTTCGGCTGCTTCGGGCGAGGTTGCGTAGTCGTTGATGATACGGTCGTAGGCTTTGGCCGCGCCGGCGTTGTCTTTGGCGGTTTCGAGCGCAATGCCTTGCTTCAGCACGTAGCCGGGCGAAAACTGCTCATTCGGGTTGTGGTCGGCCGCTTTGGCATACAGCTCGGCCGCATCCTTGGGCTGATTCAGCTCCAGCTTGGCGTCGCCCATGAGCGCATATGCCCGCGACTGCACCAGGTAATCATCCGAGCTAAACTTGTCGAGGTAATTGTAGGCATCCTGAAACTTACCCTGCTTCAGGGCGGCCACGCCCGCGTAGAAGTTGGCCAGGTTGCCAGCTTTGGTGCCGCTGTACTCCGTGGCTACCTTATCGAGGCCCGGATGCTTGCCGTCGCCCTTGGTGGCTTTGCCCAGCGAATCAGCTTCCCAATAATCCACCGCCTTGAACATGGCATTCTGGGCCTGCGTGTTTTGCTCGGTGCGCCAGTAGTTGTAGCCAAATGCGCCGGCTATGGCGGCTACCACTACTACCAGAATCCCCAGCAGCAAGTTGCGATTGCGGCGTACGAAATCTTCCGACTCGGCCAGGCGAGCGGCGAGCGCATCGGGGTCTTCGAGCAACGGATTTTGGGTCACGTAGCTTTCTTCGGCTGGAGCCAGCGGGTCAGACGACACGGGGCGGATGGGCTGGCGGGCACCCGGCGTTTTGCCGGTGTAAGGAATCTTAGACATTAGGAGAGGTAGCTCGGCGGCAGGGCTCTTGAACCAAGCCGCGCCGCGGGGGCCACCCGGCCACAAAGGCAAGGGGCCGGGATGAAAGATAAAAACTTAATCGTGAATATACGGATAGTCGGCCTGCACGTACACGTCGTGGTAAAGCTCGGCGGCATCCGGGTACGGCGAGTTTTCGGCAAACTCCACCGACTCCTGCACCTGGGCCTTGATGCGCTCGTCGATAGCGGCCAGCTCTTCTTCCGTAGCCAGCTGGTGGGTCAGAATGGTGTGGCGCACGGCCTCAATGGTATCGCGGTGGCGATACTCTTCCACTTCTTCCTTGGTGCGGTACTTGGCGGGGTCGCTCATGGAGTGGCCCTTATAGCGGTAGGTTTTGAACTCCAGGAAAGTAGGGCCTTCGCCACTGCGGGCCCGGGCGGCGGCGCGGGCTACGGCGTGGTGCACGTCTTCCACGTTCATGGCATTCACCGGCTCGTTGGGCATCTGGTAGCCTTCAGCAATGATGTGCAGGTCGGTCACGTTGGAAGTACGCTGTACCGAGGTGCCCATGGCGTAGCCGTTGTTCTCCACCACGAAAATCACGGGCAGCTTCCAGAGCATGGCCATGTTGAAGGCTTCGTGCAGGGCGCCCTGGCGCACGGCGCCGTCGCCCATGTAGCAGATGCAAAGCTTACCCGTCTTGTTGTACTTCTCGGCAAATGCAATGCCGGCTCCCATCGGAATCTGGCCGCCCACAATGCCGTGGCCACCCATGAACCCAACTTCCTTGTCAAACATGTGCATCGAGCCGCCTTTGCCTTTCGAGCAGCCGGTGGCCTTGGCAAACAGCTCGGCCATGATGGCATTGGGTGAGGTACCCAGCGCCAGCGGGTGAGCGTGGTCGCGGTAAGCCGTGATATACTTATCGCCTTTTTCCAGGGCCGACACGGCGCCGGCTACGCACGCCTCCTGGCCAATGTAGAGGTGGCAGAAGCCCTTTATTTTTTGCTGACCGTAAAGCTGCCCGGCCTTCTCCTCAAACTTCCGCATGAGCTGCATTTGCTCATACCAATTTATATATACCTCTTTAGAAAACTCTAACTGGTCAGGTGAGGTGGCTACCGGCTCATTGCCGGGGTTGCCACCTTTGTGCGCGTCCGGTAACTCTTCTACGGCCGGCTGCTGCACGGTCTCGACACCCGTGGTAGCATCCGCTACCTTCGGCGTCTGGTTGCTGCTACCGTTCGCGCCGGCCTTCGGGGCATCCTTTACTTTCGACTCCGCCATAATTCGGGGTATATAATTTCGCGTTGGGAGGGCGAAATTACGTAATACCAACCGTACTCCCACTCCGCTGCTCCTAATGACGCTCGACTGGCTCCACCTGCTGTTTTTCAAAAACTACGACGAAGCCAGCCTGGCATTCGGCCCCGGCATCAACTGCTTTATCGGCGATAACGGCAGTGGCAAAACCAACCTGCTCGACGCCATTCACTACCTGGCGCTGGCCAAGAGTGCCTTCAACGCGGCCGATGCCCAGGCGATTAAGCAAGGAGCTGACTTCTTTGTGGTGAAAGGCAGCTTTTCGGCGGCCCTGGCCGAAAAGACCGAGACCATTCAGGTAAGTCTGCGAGCGGGCCAGAAAAAAATCATTACCCATGATAAGCAGCCTTACGACCGGCTGGCCGACCACATTGGCCGCTACCCGGCGGTGCTCATCTCGCCCTACGACACCGACCTGATTCGCCAGGGCAGTGAAGAGCGTCGGCGCTACTTCGATAGTCTTCAGTCGCAGCTCGACCACGACTTTCTGGAACTGCTTATTCAGTACAATGGCTTGCTGCGGCAGCGTAATGCCACGCTCAAGCAGGGCAGCGGCAGCCATGGGTTTGATGCGCTCTACCTGCAAGCCCTCGACGACCAGCTGGCTCCTTTGGGGGAAAGCCTGTCGGAGCGTCGGGCCGAGTTCCTGTCGCTGTTTATTCCGGTGTTCCAAAACCATTACCACCAACTGGCGGAGGGCCGCGAAGCCGTTACGCTGGCTTATAAGAGCCAGCTGCCAGGCCAGAATTTCCGCCACCTGCTTTTAGCCAACGAGCGGCGTGACCTGGCACTGCAGCGCAGCACGGTGGGTCCGCACCGCGACGACTTCGTATTTTTAATGGATGAGCTGCCCGTCAAAACGTATGCTTCTCAGGGCCAGCAAAAGTCATTCGCCATCGCTCTGAAGCTGGCCCAGTTTGAGCTGCTGGCTGCCCGTCAGCCGGCGAGTGGCTTAGCTCCGGCCAAGCCGCTTCTCCTGCTGGACGACATATTCGACCGCCTCGACGACAAGCGCATTGGCCGCCTGCTGCAGCTGGTAGCTGACCAGACCTTTGGGCAGGTATTCCTCACTGATACCAACCTTGAACGCACTGACCAGGCTTTGGCAGGCGTAAGCAGCGATGTCCGGCGCTTCCGAGTGGAGGGTGGTAATGTCGCGCCATTGTAGCACTGAAAAGCTCTTTTAGGAGGCTGGCGAGCGTACTTTTGAGGTAGCATTACCGCCGGGTCATCGGGCATTTTTGCGCCTCATTTTACTAGTCACTCGTGAAAAAGCCCAGCCTCTCTCCCACTGCACGCCGGGCCGATATTATCCCGCTGAAGGAGGGCCTGGAGGCTTTAGTGCGGGCCTACCGCCTGGGCGGCAAGCTCAACGAGGTAACGGTAGTAGCCAGCTGGGAGCGCGTGATGGGCAAGGCCGTTGCCCTCAAAACAAAGGAGGTGTACGTGAGTAAAGGCAAGCTATTCGTTCGGCTCACTTCGGCTCCGCTCAAGCATGAACTCGTCATGGCCAAAACGCGGGTACTGGAAATGCTTAACGCTGAAGTCGGCGCCCAGACCGTGACCGAAGTTGTTTTCCTGTAGTGGAGTTGGTGCGCGTAGCGTACTGCCGGCTTGGCTGTCCGCTCATCGTTCGCGCCACTTGTTCTTCCTAAGAGCAGGCCGCTGGCCTACGGCTTGGCTGCGTACACCTACCTGCTGGCGGCTTGAGAATTTGCAGGAGGGTCGGCCAGAGAAGATGATGCGCCACCTCTTTGGCTTAGGCTTCTTTTGTTCCGGGCCCAGGAAGCAAGTACTGTGCTAGCCCTCCGTTTCAGCTTTACAGTTGGCTTAACAGGCATCAGCCGTAAGCTGACAGCCGCTGGCCGTTTCTGGATGCTGATATTGCTCAGTAGGTGCTGTTTTTAACACTGTGATTCATGTTCGGGCAAAAATGTTCCACGTGAAACATTTTTGTTACTTGGGGCCATACACTTTTAGCAGAAGCTCATTGTAGGCCTCCAGCAAGGCGATATACTTCGTTTGCAAAGCTAAAAGCTGCTTAGAAGGGTCAGAATCGGGGTTTTGAGCGGGTGTTACACGATGTGTAACATTATGTGTAACACTTGAACGAGCAATAGGTGTTACAAATGGCAGAGAAGATTGTTCAGCAATCGTAAAGTCGTGTGAAAAATCGTGCCCAATAATTTGACCAATGCTCTTTACAAAATTGGCGTCCAGTGTATCATCCTTAAACTTACGATAGATAGTCGGACGTGTAATGCCGAGCTCTTCCACGATACGCGTGATGGAAATACCGCTGTTTTTGATGGCTTCCTGCAGTATTTCGCCCTGATGCGGCATGAAGTGTATAGCTTAGATGAGTTACAGTGCAAAGATGTAATTCGTAACCTTGCAAACCAAATTTGTCTTACACTAATTATTGCGAAGAGAGAATCAGTGAGAAGCGGGCACTGTAACGTTACCGCGTATCATATAAAAAATGTACGATACAGTGTAACGAACAGGTCGTATTACACACGACTGTAACGCCAGGGCATACATTATTTACTTCTACCCAACAGCTGCAACAAGCGATTGGGGTAGTCGGTGGTGATGCCATCTACTCCCCAGCAGGCTACCTGCCGTAAGTCAGCCACGTAGTTTACCGTCCAGGGCACTAGGCGCAGGCCCGGATAAGCGAGCCGCAGCTCTTGTACCATCGCCGCCGACAGGAGCGTGAAATCGGGACCAAGGGTATCGGGTATAAAGCCCAGCTGCCGGAGGCAAACGAGTAAAGACTGCGCAGGCCTTTCGACAAGCAGACACTGCCTGAGCAAGGGCGCAGCCTGCCGGGCATACTGTAGCACGCGCGGGTCGAAGCTGAGCAGCGTAGTACGTGAAAGCAGTTGCGCCGCGACCAGCTCAGCCACTACCAAATCGACGAAAAAGGCCGGCCGTGGATGAAAAATATCGTCTCCGGCCGGACTACTTTTCACCTCGACAGAATAGCCAACCGGAGGGCGCCGAAGGGTGTGGCAGGCTAGCTCGACCGCCTGCAACACCTCCCGTAGCAGCGGCCGGTAAGCAGGCACTGGCTGTTGAGAAGGAAAGTCGGGGTGCGGCTTCTCGCCCACGCGGCACTCCCGGATGGTCGCATAAGTCAGCTTATAGAGATTGAATTGCTGCGGCTGCCGCGGGTCGATGGCTTCGCCGGCGGGGCCGCTACCCAGGCTGGCCGACAGCCAGGGCTCGTGCGAGACTACTACCTGGTTGTCGTGCGAGATAACCACATCGAGCTCCAGCACATCTACTCCCAGCGCCAAGGCATGCAAAAAGGCCGGCAGGGTGTTCTCAGGCAGTAGGCCCCGGCACCCGCGATGGCCGTGGACTTCGAGAAAAGCGGCCCCGGAAAGAGCGACTGGGTAAGGTGGAAACTGCATAAGCACTTTGTACGCAGGCCGGGCAAAGGCGGCAGCCGCCGAAGTAAATTTGCAGGAGCTAGCACACCTGGCTTGCCTGGCAACGTGCCAGCTTTAGCCCGTGGCTACTCCTGTTTATATGAAGCGACTGCTACTACTTGTAGCGCTGCTGGCCCTGGTGGCGGGTGGCTATTACTACTTCAGCGCCCTGCGCAAAGGCCCCGAATACGCGCTGATACAGGCAGCAAACGCGACGCAAACGCATGACCTGGCTGCCTTCGAGCGCTACGTGGATGTAGATGCCCTGACGGGTCATTTGGTAGACGATGTGGCCAGCCAAAGCAATTTGCTGACTGCCCTGGTGCCGGGTGGCGGCCTGGCCTTACGCGGCGGCCTGGGGCTGCTTAAGCCACAGCTGGCCCAGGCAGCACACAAGGAAGTACAGCGCTACGTAGCGACCGGCTCGCTGGAAGCGGCGCAGGCAGCGGCTCCCAAGCGGCTGGTCAGTATCTCATTTCTTGGCCTGGCGAGTCACTTGTTCAGCCCCGACAGCAAGTTTAAGGGCGTGAAGTATTCGACTGATAAAGGCGATGAGGCGTTGGTTGGCCTGGAGTTTACGCAACCGCGCTACGACACCACTATGGTAGTTGAGGTAAAGCTGCTGAAAGAGCCTGATGGCCACTGGCAGGCCAAGCAGATTACCAATACCGGCGAGCTGGTGAAGTACGTAGCCCGGCTGGAGAAGAACCGTCTGCTGGGCGGCCAATAGCGGCTGAAGCACAGTCAATCGCCCGCTGGCACTGAATGCGCCAGACGCAAAAAAAGAGTCCCCCGCCAACAAGCAGGGGACTCTTTTTTGATGAAATAGGGTCGCAGCCTAGCTATTGCGACCGAAGATGTAGTAGATGAGCAGCCCGCCGAACGGGAAGAAGAAGATGATGGCCGCCCAGATTATTTTCTTGCCAATGTCCCAGGACTTACCAAATACATTGAAAATAGCTAATATATCCAGAATAAGTAATAGAATACCCCAGGGAGCAAGGCCGCCGTTAGCATTGAAGCGGTTGCAGCTGGTAGCCAGCAACAGCAGTGGCAGCAAGAGAGTGGCCAGCAGAGGCAGGCGCTCGGAAAAGGAACGAAGGGATTTCATGTGAAAGAAAGGCGTTTGGTGAAAGAATGTGGGATTTCTACGCGCCAGGCCCTCATATGGATATGCTATTTACCCCACTTACTGACTATCAGCCGCTTAAAATCTGTAAGCAACTACTTGCTGGAAAAAATTGGGTAAAACACCAGGCACCAGCGCAATGATAACAAGCACCCCGAAGAGCGCCCCGTAAAAGTGTGCGTCGTGGTTGACGTTATCGGCCCGCCGCCGACCCATGTAGTAGGAATAAGCGAGATAGAGCAAGCCGAACAGAAAGGGCTGAATGGGCACCGGAATCGGGAAAATGATGATGCCGCCGCCGTGGGTATTTACCGGAAAAAGCAGGATGCTGGCAAACAGCACCGACGCTACCCCGCCCGACGCCCCGCGGCTGCGGTAGTCGCGGTCGTCGCGGTGCTGAAAGTAGGTGGGCACATCCGACACAACAATGCCGCCCAGGTACAGGAGCAGAAACAAGCCCAAACCCGCGCCCGTGCCATACCGCTGCGCCAGCGTGGCCAGCACCACGGGGCTAAAGGAGTAAAAGGCAAACATATTAAAAAGCAGATGTGCCCAGTCGGCGTGCAGGAAGCCGGAGGTAAGCAGGCGGTACCACTGCCCGCTGGAGCGGGCCATCAGGTAGGGCTGCATAATCCAGGCGCGCATGAGGTCGGCGTTGGACCAGGCGTAGGCCGAGATGGCGACCGTGAGGCCGATAAGAATCAGAATGGGGTTGAGCACGGGTTCTTAGCTTTCGCGGTCCATGAGCTGGAGCGCGAGATGATGAAGGGGCTGCTTGCGCGCGGCAGGGGCCGCCACGCGCTCCAAATGCTGCAAAGCAGCCTGGAAGTAGTCGTTGATGAGGGCTTCGGTCTGAGGGCGGATTTCGAGCTCGTCGTAGATGCCACGCACGGCGCGCACCTTGGCATCGGCATCGGCCAGGGGCTGCCCGAGGTAGCGCGCCAGCGTGGCTTGCTGAGCCGGGTTGGCCTGGGCCTGGGCCGTCAGCAGCAGAAAGGTTTTCTTATCAGAGATAATGTCGCCGCCAACGCGCTTGCCGAAGGTCGCCGCGTCGCCATAAACATCGAGGAGGTCGTCGCGCAGCTGAAAAGCCAGGCCGATGTCGGTGCCGAACTGCCGCAGGTGCTCGGCATCTTCGGCCGAGGCGCCGGCCAGCACGGCTCCCAGCTCCAGCGCGAAGCCCAGCAGCACGGCCGTTTTCAGCCGAATCATGTCGAGATACTGCGCAATGGTAATGCTGGTATCAGTCTCAAAGTTCATGTCCCACTGCTGGCCCTCGCACACCTCGGCGGCAGTTTGGGAAAAGCGGCGCAGCACCTGGGGCAGCAGCGGCAGCGGTACGTTTTCGAATAACAATTCATAAGCCCGCACCAGCATCACGTCGCCCGACAGAATGGCTACGTTCGCGTTCCACTTCTCATGTACCGTAGGCTGCCCGCGCCGCAGCGGCGCCTGGTCCATCAGGTCGTCGTGGAGCAGTGTGAAATTGTGAAAGACTTCGGTGGCCAGCGCCGGCTTCACGAGCGGCACCAGGTCGTCGGTGAAAAGCTGACCGCCGAGCAGCGTGAGCAGAGGCCGCAGGCGCTTGCCGCCAAGGCTCATGATGTAGCGAATGGGGTCGTAGAGGGTGGCCGGCTGCTGGCCATAATCGAGCTGGCGCAGGGCCGTAGCCAGGAGAGTGGAGAGGTCGGGTTGCACGGGGGCAAAGGTCGTTTATACATATTTGTTATAGCGAGCGCAGCGCGGCAATCGCGCCTGAACGGCTCACATGAACTTCGTTCAGGCGCGATTGCCGCGCTGCGCTCGCTATGACCTGTTCAAACTATCGACGGGGCTTGCTACGCTCACGGCCGCTACCCTTGCTGCCTTTGTAACTACCGCCTTTGCTGTTGCCGTCGCGGTTGCGGGCGCTGCGGCCACCGCGGCCGGCTTCGCGCTCGGCGCGCTCGCGCTGCTTCACACTTTCGGGGCGGTTATCGACCAGCTCCATGTCGATGGTGCGGTCGAGCAGGTTGGCCGAAGTCACGATAACCTGCAGCTCGTCGCCGAACTGGATGATGCGCTTGGAGCCGCGGCCCACTATGCGGTAGTTTTCTTTATCCAGCTCCCAGGTATCGCCCGGAATATCAGAGATGCGAATCATGCCCTCGCACTTATTCTCTTCAATCTCGACGTAGATGCCCCGCTCGGTAAGGCCCGATACCACACCGGTAAACTGCTCGCCGATGTGCGTGCCGATGTACTCGACCTGCTTGTACTTGATGCTGGCGCGCTCGGCATTGGCGGCCAGCTTCTCGCGGGCTGAGGAGTGCTTGCACTCTTCCTCCACGGGCTCCACAGCTACATTCTTGCCGCCTTCCAGGTAGTGTTCCAGCAGGCGGTGGGCCATCATATCGGGATAGCGGCGGATGGGCGAGGTGAAGTGCGAGTAGTGCGCAAAGGCCAGCCCGAAGTGCCCCAGCGGCTCGGTAGTATAAATGGCCTTCGACATGGAGCGAATGGCCAGGCCCTGAATCACGTTTTGCTCGGCCTTGCCCACCACGTCTTCGCTGAGCTTATTAAGCTCGGTGCTGATTTTTTTCGGATTAGCCAGGTTGAGCTTGTAGCCGAATTTCTGAGCAAAAAGCGCGAAGTTTTCGAGGCGGTCGGGGTCGGGCGCGTCGTGGGTACGGTACACCATCGTGAAGCGCGGCTTGGTTTTCTTGAGACCAAACACGAACTCGGCCACCCGCTTGTTGGCAAGCAGCATAAACTCCTCGATGAGCTTGTGCGCGTCCTTGCGCTCCTTCACGTACACGCCGAGGGGCTTGCCATCAGGACCCAGCTTGAACTTCACTTCCTGGGTTTCGAAGCTGATAGCGCCCTTGCGGAAGCGCTCGGCCGAAAGCTTTTTGGCCAGCCGGTTGAGCAGGTTGATTTCTTCGGCGTAATCGCCCTCGCCGGTTTCGATGCGCTCCTGGGCTTCCTCGTAGCTGAAGCGGCGGTCGGAGTGAATGACGGTTTTGCCAAACCACGACTCGTGCAGCTTGCCTTTCTCATCAATCTCAAACACGGCCGAGAACGTTAGCTTATCCTCGTTGGGCCGCAGCGAGCAGAGGCCATTGGAGAGGTTCTCGGGCAGCATCGGAATCACGCGGTCTACCAGGTACACCGAAGTGGCGCGGCTCTTGCCTTCGCGCTCCAGCTCGGTTCCCAGCCGCACGTAATGCGTTACGTCGGCAATGTGTACGCCCACTTCAT
The sequence above is drawn from the Hymenobacter baengnokdamensis genome and encodes:
- the rnr gene encoding ribonuclease R; the encoded protein is MKNPQDPAAPRAARAKAAPAAAASISQEIVYRQFADNPGKVLAYRQLSRRLGITTKDQREELFAHLKTLRKTGRLELLQNDEYRLANPTDLQVAASAAKGRKPAKKAPVAAIVPDDEFGQDPIIHRRRSAGFDHPGDGPDRRPVRDSNTVIGTVSLATPRFAFVVREDGQGDDIRVFTDQLRYALDGDLVRVRLRGMRDGRLTGDVVEVLKRQRSEVVGRLQVQGSIGFVKPDSRKAYFDVMVPPQELHDSRNGDKVLVRITEFPEHEGQGRNPVGTVIRNFGAAGQNEAEINAIMAEFGLPFEFPSAVEAEADAIPTEVTQEEIARRRDFRAITTFTIDPADAKDFDDALSLRTLENGHYEVGVHIADVTHYVRLGTELEREGKSRATSVYLVDRVIPMLPENLSNGLCSLRPNEDKLTFSAVFEIDEKGKLHESWFGKTVIHSDRRFSYEEAQERIETGEGDYAEEINLLNRLAKKLSAERFRKGAISFETQEVKFKLGPDGKPLGVYVKERKDAHKLIEEFMLLANKRVAEFVFGLKKTKPRFTMVYRTHDAPDPDRLENFALFAQKFGYKLNLANPKKISTELNKLSEDVVGKAEQNVIQGLAIRSMSKAIYTTEPLGHFGLAFAHYSHFTSPIRRYPDMMAHRLLEHYLEGGKNVAVEPVEEECKHSSAREKLAANAERASIKYKQVEYIGTHIGEQFTGVVSGLTERGIYVEIEENKCEGMIRISDIPGDTWELDKENYRIVGRGSKRIIQFGDELQVIVTSANLLDRTIDMELVDNRPESVKQRERAEREAGRGGRSARNRDGNSKGGSYKGSKGSGRERSKPRR